The stretch of DNA GGCCTCGTCCAGCGAGGTGTACGGCATCAGGTACAGGATCGGCGCGAAGGTCTCGGTCAGCATGGTGTCGTGCTGCGCGTCGGTCATTACCAGCGCGGGCCGCACGTAGCAGGCATGCGGATAGCGGTCGGCCAGCAGGCGCTCGCCGCCGGTGACGATATTGCCCTGCGCGCGGCACGCCGCCAGCGCGTTGGCCATGGCGTCGCCGGCGGCGCTGTCGATCAGCGGGCCGACCAGCGTGCCGTCTGCCAGCGGATCGCCGACCGGCAGCCGGTCGAACACCGTGATCAGCCGGCTCGCCATGGTGTCCATCAGGTCGGCATGGATAAAGCAGCGGCGCAGCGTGGTGCAGCGCTGCCCCGCGGTGCCGGCCGCGGCAAAGGTGATGGCGCGCACCGCCAGTTCGATATCGGCCGAGGGCGCGACGATGGCGGCGTTGTTGCCGCCCAACTCCAGGATGCAGCGCTTGAAGTGCCCGGCGCAGGCGATGCCGACCTCGCGGCCCATGCGGGTCGAGCCGGTGGCGCTGACCAGCCGCACCGCCGGGTGCTCGACCAGGTGGGTGCCCAGGTTGCGTCCGCCCGGCAGCACCGCCGAGATGCCGCCGTGCTGCGCCGCCGCCGCGGCCAGCACGCGCTCCAGCAGGCCGTGCGCGGCGAGCGCGCACAGCGACACCTTCTCCGACGGTTTCCAGATCACGCCGTTGCCGCACACCAGCGCCAGCGCCGCATTCCACGCCCACACCGCCACCGGGAAGTTGAACGCCGAAATCACGCCGCATAGTCCGTACGGATGCCAGGTCTCGCGCATGGCGTGCTGCGGGCGCTCGGAGGCGATGGTCAGCCCGTGCAGCTGGCGCGACAGGCCGACCGCGAAATCGCAGATGTCGATCATCTCCTGCACCTCGCCCAGCCCTTCCTGCAGGATCTTGCCGGATTCGAGCGAGACCAGCCGGCCCAGCGCCGTCTTGTGTTCGCGCAGCACCTCGCCGAAGCGCCGCACGATCTCGCCGCGCGCCGGCGCCGGCATCAGCGCCCACGTGGTCTGCGCCGCGTGGGCCCGCGCGATCAGCGCATCGGCCTGCGCCGGCGTACAGGGCGGCAGGTGGCCGATGGCCTCGCCGTCGACCGGCGAGCGCACCGTCACGGCACCGGCAGGCGTGCCCTCGCGCCATGGTCGCGGCAGGCCCAGCGAATCCCAGCAGGCGGCAAACTCTTGCGCTTTCATACGAGACTCTCCTGGAGCGGATGCTGCGTGTAGTGGCGGCCGAAGCGGTTGGCCAGGAAGGCGTCGAGCGGCATCGACTCCTGCCGCACGAAGCCGGCCTGCGGCAACGCGCCGGTGGCCACCATGTCGAGCGCGGTGCAGATGCCCGCGGCGGTGGTCAGCTGGATCGCATTGACGTGGCCGCCCTCACCGTCCACGCCGCCGATGCGCGCCGAGAACGAAGCCTGCGTCAGCGGGCCGCGCCCGCGCTCGCCGCCGGCCGGATAGCCGGTGGCGGTGGCGAACACGATCACCACGTCCTGCTCGGTCAGCGGAATGGCGCGGTCGAAGATATCGCGCAGCCAGTCGCGGCGTTCGCGCAGGCGCAGGTCGTTGAGCAGCAGTTTCATCAGCGCGCAGTGGCCGGGATAGCGGATCGACTTGTAGTCGACATGGCGCGCGCGCCCGGCCAGCGTCTCGGGCAGCGTGCCGAGCCCGCCCGATGTATTAAAGGCTTCATATTCGATGCCGTCCAGCGCAAAGCTCTCCAGCCCTTCCAGCGCCGTCAGTTCGACGCGCCGGCCGTCGACGATGGCCTCGCATGGGTTGCAGTACTCGTTGATCAGCCCCTCGGTGCTCCAGGTCAGGTTGTACTTGAGCGCGTTGCTCGGATAGCGCGGCAGCGCCCCCACCCGCATCTGCAGGTCCAGCAGCTCGCCGCCGCCGCGCAGGAAACGCTGCGCGAGATCGTGGCCGACCACGCCGATAAATCCTGGCGCCAGCCCGCATTGCGGCATCAGCACCGAGCGCGCGCCCTGCGCCAGCTGGCGGATGGCCTGGGTGGCGGCGACGTCCTCGGTCAGGTCGAAGTAATGCACGCCCAGGCGCGCCGCCACCGAGGCCACGCTGATCGCGGCATGGAACGGCAGCGCGTTGAGCACGGCGTCGGCGCCGGCCAGCAGCGCGGCGCAGGTGCCGGGCTCGGTGGGGTCGCCGGCGCGCGCCAGCACGCCGCGCGGCAGGCCATCGAGGCGGCGCCCGTCATGGTCGACCAGACTGACGCGGTAGTCGCCGCTGTCGTGCAGCATGGCCGCAATGGTGCGGCCGATCTTGCCCGCGCCCAGCACTGTCACGTGCAACGGGCGGGCCGCCTTGGGCAGCTCGCGCGGGGCCTGCCGGCCGAGGTTCGAGGCTTGCATGGTGTCTCCGTCCAGAAGAAGAAAAGATTTCGGTTGACTGGAGTATGGATAGCCCGGCCGACACAATGAAGGCACAAGAACGACGAAAAACCGCCATAATCGAACGAAACGACGAGGCATCCCGACGCAATGACCGAACTCGACACCACCGACCGCCACCTGCTGTCGCTGCTGCAGGCCAACGCGCGCGAAAGCGCCGCCAACCTCGCCCGGCACCTGGGGATCGCGCGCACCACGGTGGTGGCGCGCATCGCGCGGCTGGAGCGCAGCGGCGTGATCGCCGGCTACGGCGTGCGGCTGGGCCAGCGCATGGAAGACAACGCCATCCTGGCGTATTGCGGCCTGTCGGTGCAGCCCAAGGCCGCGCCCGCTATCCTGCGCGCGCTGCAGCGGCTGCCCGAGATCGAAGAGGTCAATTCCGTCAGCGGCCCGGTCGACTACCTGGTGGCGATCCGCTGCGACACGCATGACCGGCTCGACCGGCTGCTCGACGAGATCGGCATGCTCGACGGCGTCAACCACACCACCACCTCGATCGTGCTGGCGCGCAAGCTCGACCGCCGGCGCGCCGCCGGCTGACGCGGTATGCTGCCAGACCCATCAGCCTTTGCGGAGCAACAGAACATGAATAACCCGATCCGTGTCGCCGTGGGCGGCGTGACCGGCTGGGCCGGCGGCGAACTGGCGCGCGGCGTGGCCCATGCGGCCGACATGACCCTGGTGGCGGGCCTGTCGCGCGGCGCCGCCGGCCAGACCCTGGCGCAGCTGACCGGCCATGCCGATACCCCGGGCGTGGCCGCCGCCAGCATCGAAGCGCTGGGCCAGACGCCGTACGACGTCTACGTCGAATACACCAAGCCCGGCATCGCCAAGCACAACATCCTGCAGGCGCTGGCGCACGGCGCGCACGTGGTGGTCGGCACCTCCGGACTGACCGACGACGACTATGCCGAGATCGACGCGGCCGCGCGCCAGGCCGAGCGCGGCGTGCTCGCCTGCGGCAATTTCGCTATCACCGTGGTGCTGCTGCAGAAATTTGCCGAGATGGCGGCGCGCCACCTGGAACACTGGGAGATCATCGACTACGCCAAGGCCGGCAAGATCGACGTCCCCTCCGGCACGGTGCGCGAGCTGGCGTACCGGCTCGGCCAGGTCAAGGCCGCCGCGAAGGCGGTGCCGGTCGACCAGGTCAACGGCCCGAAGGAGACCCGCGGCGCGACCATGTCGGGCACGCAGGTGCACGCCGTGCGGCTGCCGGGCTACCAGCTGGGCGTGGAAGTGATCTTCGGCGCCGACGGCCAGCGCCTGCACCTGAAGCACGAGGCCGGCGACGGCTCCAAGCCCTATGTTGCCGGCGCGCTGCTGGCGATCCGCAAGGTGCACACCGTGCGCGGCGTGGTGCGGGGGCTGGACAAGGTGATGGAAGGACTGTGAGGCGGCCGGCGGCGCAGGCGAGCTGAGCGCCGCCTGCCTGTGCCGTTACCAGCTGCCTGGCTTTTCCGGCTTGGCCGGTGCCTTCGGCGCGGGCTTGGCCGCGGCGGTCTTGCCCTTGGCCGCCGGCGCCGAGGCCGGATTGAGCTGCTTGTCGACCTCGGCGTCCTTGTCCGCCATCAGCGCGCGCGCCTGCGGCAGCAGCATCTCGATGGTGCCGGTGCTGGGGTCTTCCGGCATCGCGTACAACTCCACCGTCAGCGGCCGCTGCATCCAGCCGGCATGCAGCGTCTTGACGGTCTTGCCGGCCTTGTCCCGCATGTCTTCCTGCTCCTGGCGGAAGGGCTTGCCGTAGAGCGCGCTGATGCTGTCGGCCGCGGCCTGCTGCGAGTTGGCGCCGGCGGTCGGCACCACCAGGCCGACCAGCGCATTGCGGTCGACAAAGGCCACCACATAGGGGCCATCCATGAACGCCGGGCGCTGCGCGCGCGGCACGCCGACCTGGCGCATCAGGCCGTCGCCCTTCAGTTCGACGCAAAAGCCGGTGACATCGCGGCCGTCGGGCGTGCGCTTGTCGGCGCAGTCGGGCAGCGCCGGCAGCGGGTTGCCGATTTCCAGCATGCCCAGCAGCGGCGCCAGGGCGCTGTTTTCCGCCTGGGCCGAGGGCTTGGCGGCCGGTGCGGAGGCGGGGGCGGGAGCGGGGGAAGCGGCAGCGGCAGCAGGGGCGGCATTGGCGCCGGCGGCGCCCAGCAGGCCGGCAAGCGCCAGCCCGGCAACGGGGAATTTCAAAACGGACTCCTGGTGAAAGGCTCCGGGTTGGAGCCCGCCCCCGCCGGGTTGTTCCTGCGCGGCGCGAGATCGTGGCGAACGATTCACTTGCGCGCGCACGGCAAGGGGCGACAAGGGGGCGTGCGCTAGCTTACCCGATGGCACCGGCGCCGCCGTCACTCGCGCGCCGCGCTGACATTACCCTGCCGGCGCCTTGCGCGTCAGCGCCAGGGCCTCGCGCCGGAAAGTGTGGCCGACCTGGTGGTAGAACGGGTGCGGCGAGAACTGCCGCGAGATGAACGACGCCAGCAAGGACGCCGCCAGCAGGAACACCGTCAGGTCCTGCGTGCGCGTCATCTCCATCACGATCACGCTGGCGGTGATCGGCGCCTGCGTGGCCGCCGCCAGGAACGCCGCCATCGACACCAGCGCCAGCACGCGCGGCTCAGCCATGCCGCCGACGAAATGCGCGACGTTCTCGCCGATGCCCGCGCCGATCGCCAGCGCGGGCGTGAAGATCCCGCCCGGGATGCCGGCGAAGTACGACACCACGGTCGCCGCCAGCTTGGCCAGGCCGAACCACAGCGTCGCCTGCGATTCGCCGTTGATCAGCGCCGCGGCCTGCTCATAGCCGGTGCCAAAGGTTGCGCCCGCGGTGGCCCAGCCGAGGATCGCCACCACCAGGCCGCAGCCGAACGCGGTCCACACCGGATGCCGCCCCGGCCAGTCGCGCCATGCGGCGGGCAGCAGCGCCGGCACACCGCCCTGGAGCGCCTTGGCGAACACGCCGCCCAGCACGCCGGTCACCAGCGCGCACAGCAGGACCGGGCCCCAGGCCTCATGCAGTCCCAGCATCGGCACCTTGACCACGAAATACGGGTTGTTGCCCAGCACCGCCAGCGACAGGAAGCCGGCGGTGAGCACGCCCGACAGCACCAGGCGGTCCCAGCGCACCGCGGTGCCGCGGCCCAGTTCCTCGATGGCGAACACCACCCCGGCCAGCGGCGTGTTGAACGCCGCCGCCAGCCCGCCTGCCGCGCCGGCCGCGATCAGGGCATTGGGATGAAAGCCGATGCGAAAGCGCAGCTTCTCCTGGCACCAGCGGCCCCAGGCCAGCATCGCCGCCGCACCCACCTGCACCGACGGGCCCTCGCGCCCGACCGAGGCGCCCGCCAGCAGCGCCGCGGCGGTCAGTACCACCTTCCACATCGACTGGCGCAACGACACCAGCAGCGTCTGCGCCGGGCCCGACGGCGGCAACGTGACCGCCGCGATCACCTGCGGGATGCCGCTGCCGCGCGCCTGGGGCGCCAGCCGGATGGTCAGCCAGCGCAGCGCGGCCAGCCCGAACGGCAGCATCACGAACGCCAGCCACGGCGTGGCCTGGGTCAGCTGGCGGTTCCAGTGCAGCGCGACCTCGGCGATCCACGCGAACACCAGCGAGAACAGCCCGACGCAGCCCGCGCCGAACATGAACGCGGCATAGCGCAGCGTGGTGCGCGAGATGCGCCCGGCCTGGCGCGACTTGCGCCACGCCGCCACGCGCGCGCGGCGGCTGATCTGGTTCAGCAGGCGGGGATCGGGTGGCGGCGCGCCGGTGTCGGGCTGCGCCTGGGAGTCCGGGCTATCGCCCGGCGCGGCGGACGATGACGAGGCAGGCTTGGGATCGTTGGGGTCGCGATCTGTCATGGCTGGGGCGGGCGCAGGCATCCGGCGGGAGCGCGCCCCGCCGCCTTGATGAGCTGAAACTATACGCCCATCGCCCACCGGTCCCTGCGCGCCCGGCCGACGCGTCAGTCCAGCGAGATGTTGTTCGCCTTGATCACCTTGCCCCAATGGGCGCGGTCGGCCTCGAGATAGCGGTCGATCTCTGCCTGCGTGCGCGGCGGCTGCACCAGCAGCCCGAGGGCACTGAAAGTGGCGCGGAACTGCGGGTCCTTCAGCACGTGGTCGGCGGCGGCCTGCAGCCTGGCCACGGCTTCGGGCGGCGTCTGCGCGGGCACGGCCAGGCCGAACCAGGTGGCGGCCTGGAAGTTGGGATAGCCGCTTTCGGCCACGGTCGGCACGTTCGGCAGGACCTCCAGCCGGCTGCGCCCGGTGACCGCCAGCGCCTTGAGCTTGCCCGCCTTGATATGCGGCAGCGAGGTGCTGACCACGTCCACCATCAGTTGCACGTCATTGGCCAGCAGCGCTGCCAGCGCCGGGGCGCTGCCGTTGTACGGCACGTGCGTGACACCGATGCCCAGTTCGGTCTTGAGCATCTCGGTGGCCAGCTGCAGCGCATTGCCCAGGCCCACCGAGGCATAGTTGAGCTTGCCGCCCTCGGCCTTGGCGTAGGCCGCGAACTCGCGGATATTGCCGGCCGGCACCCGGGTGTTGGTGACCACCACCAGCGGCGCCTCGGCGCCAATGCTGAAGATGCGGAAGTCCTTGGGCGGATCGTACTGGATCTTCTTGTACAGCATCGGGTTGAGCACCATGCTGCCATTGGTCGCCAGCACCATGGTGTAGCCGTCGGCCGGCGCGCGCGCCACGCTGGTGGTGCCGATCATGGTGGCGGCGCCGGGGCGGTTTTCGACCACCACGGTCTGGCCCAGCTGGCGCGACATGCCATCGGCCAGCGCGCGGCCGAACTGGTCGGTCGAGCCGCCCGGCGTGTACGGCACCACCAGCTTGAGCGGGCGGTCGGGATAGGCCGCCTGCGCGGCGCCGCTCCAGGTTGCCAGCGCAAATCCTGCGCCGGCCGCGATCGCGGCGAGCCATGCGCGCCGTGGCTTGCGTCCGGTGGTCTTGGTCGGTTTGTTCTGCATCGCGTCTCCTCCTGTCGTTATCGGCTTGTGCCAGGTGCAGTCCCGCCGGTGCGCTCAGACGCGGCGCTGGCGGCCTTCCCAGTATCGGTCGCGCAGCCGGCGCTTGGCCAGCTTGCCGGTTTCGTCGCGCGGCAATTGCGCCTCGACCACGATGCTGCGCGGCACCTTGAAGCCGGACAGCCGCTCGCGCAGCCAGTCGATCACCTCGGCCTCGCGGATCTCGGCGCCCGGCATCGGCTGCACCATGGCCAGCAGGCGCTCGCCGTATTCCGAGTCGGGAATGCCGAACACCACGCAGTCGGCCACGCCGGGATAGCGCACCAGCTCATGCTCGATCTCCGCCGGGTAGATGTTGACGCCGCCGGAAATCACCATGTCCGAGGCGCGGTCGCAGATGAACAGGTAGCCGTCTGCGTCGACATAGCCCATGTCGCCCAGCGTCACCAGCCCGTCGCGGTCGATGGCGGCGCGCGCGGCCTCATTGTTGCGGTAGGTGAAGTCCGGGTAAGCGGGCTGGCGCACGTAGACCAGGCCGATTTCGCCCGGCGCGCACTGGCGGCCTTGTTCGTCGAGGATGCGCAGCTGCGCGTCGTCGACCGGCCTGCCGGCGGTGCCCGGGCGCGCGGCGGCGTCGGCCGGGGTGGCCACGGTGATCATGCCGGCCTCGCTGGAGGCGTAGGTTTCATGGATCACCGGACCCAGCCACTCCAGCATCGCGCGCTTGACCTCTGGCGCGCACGGCGACCCGGTCGAGGCGACGAAGCGGATGGAAGACAGGTCGTATCTGGCGCGCACCTCCGGGGGCAGCTTGAGCAGCCGCACGTACATGATCGGCACCAGGTAGAGCACGTCGATGCGGTGCTGCTCCACCAGCGCCAGCACCTGCTCGGCGTCGAAGCGCGGCGTCAGCACCAGGCGCTCGGCCATCTGCAGCGCGTTCTGGATAAACGAGCCCGGCGCACTGTGGTACAGCGGCGCCGACATCAGCGCGCGGCAGCCCGGCTCCAGCCCGTAGGTCTGCCGCACCACCGAACGCATGCGCGCCAGCTGTTCCTCGAGCCCGTCCAGCGGCAGCGCCTGGCGCAGCACGCCCTTGGGCCGGCCGGTGGTGCCCGAGGTGTATGCCATATGGCCGCGCGGTGCCACGCGCGGGCCGTCGTAGGCGGGCTGTTGCGCGAGCCACGCTTCATATTCAGTCGCGCCCGCGGCGGGACCGCCCACCGACAGCACCGGCATGCCGGCCGGGACCGCATCGCGCACCGCGGGCAGCAGGTCGTCCTGCGCCAGCAGCACCCTGGCGCCGCTGTCGCCCAGCAGGAAGCGGACTTCCTCGGCGGTAAAGTGCCAGTTGATGGGGCAGTAGTAGCAGCCGGCGATGCGGCAGGCATGGACCACGTCGGCATACACCGGATCGTTGCGCAGCAGTACCGCGATCACGTCGCCCTCCTGCACGCCGAGCGCACGCAGGCCGCCGGCCAGGCGGGCGCCGCGCGCCAGCAGATCCTCGCCGCTGCGGTGCATGTCTTGATACCAAAGGTCCGTGGCCATCCGCTGTCTCCAAGCTTGGGTTTTGTCAGCCGACCACTGTATCGGCGTAGCCACGCATCGACAATCAGGCCGGGTGGAATCACAATGTTGCGCCAGACGTGACAATCCTTCAGGCAATCCCCGATGGACCTCAACCTGATCCAGGCCTTCGTCGACATCGTCGACGCCGGCAACCTTGCCGAAGCCGGGCGCCGGCGCGGCGTTACGCGGTCGCAGGTCAGCCGCCAGCTGCGCGAGCTGGAACACCAGGCTGGCGCGCAGTTGCTGCGCCGGACCACGCGCCGGCTCGAGCTGACCGAGCCCGGCCAGGCGCTGTACCAGCACGGCGTGCGCATCCTGCAGGAAGTGGCCTCGGCGCAGGCCGAGATCGACAGCCTGGGCCAGACCCTGCGCGGCCATGTGCGCGTGAGCGTGCCTACCGGGCTGGGCGACGCCTATATCGCGCCGCTGCTGCTGCAGTTCGCGCACATGCATCCCGGCATCACGCTGCGGGTATTCTTTGCCAATCGCGTCAACGACCTGATCGCGGCCGAAATCGACGTGGCGCTGAAGGTCACGTCGGCGCCGCCGCTGGACCACGTGGCGCGGGAAATCTGCGATATCCGCTGGCAACTGTATGCATCGCCGCAGTACCTCGCCAGCATTGGGTCGGTGCAGGTACCGCCGGACCTTGCCGGCTGCAGCTTCCTGTGCCCGCCCTTCCCGCCCCGACAGTTCCCGCTGTCGCTGTATCGCGACGGCCAGCGCGTGGACGTGGCGCTGACGCCCACGCTGCAGTCCGAACACTTCCTGTTCCTGGCGCGGGCCGTGCGCGAAGGCCATGGCATCGGCATGCTGCCGGTCTATATCGGGTGGGGAGAGGTGCGGGCCGGCAACCTGGTGCCGGTGCTGCCGGACTGGCGCCCGGAAGGGCTGGGCAACAAGCTGTTCATCATCACCACGCCCAACCTGCATCCGTCGATGGCAACGCGCGCGCTGATCGGCTTCCTGCGCGAGGAACTGGAGAAGCTGGAGGTATTCCGGGACGCGGTGAAGTAGCCGGCACCAGTGGCCGCTGATCGCACGCTTTCGCCAAGCCATTGGTTGGCCCGCCTGCGAACTTGCGATTTGCAAGCTATGCTGCAGCAAGCTTGCAAATCGAAAGCAAGCCCCCCACACCACGGCGGAGACCCATGCCCCCCACCGATTTCACCGCGATGCCCTGCCCCGTGGCCCGCTCGATGGCCGTGCTGGGCGAACGCTGGGCCATCCTCGTGTTGCGCGAGGCCTTCTACGGCAGCACCCGTTTCGACGAGTTCGAGCGCAACCTGGGCATCGCCCCAAACATCCTCAGCGCGCGCCTGAAGACCCTGGTGGCGCACGGGCTGCTGGCGCGCGTTGCGCCCGAGGGCGGCGCACGCCATGTCTACCAGCTGACCGACAAGGGTCGCGACTTCTTCCCGGCCTACGTGGCGCTAAAAGCCTGGGCCGACCGCTGGATGACCGACGACAAGGGACCGCTGACGCTGCTGCAGGACCGCCGCACCGGTGCCGAGATCGCCGAGCCGGCATTGACCCGCGCCGATGGCAGCGCGATCACGCTGGACGACGTGCGGGTGTTGCCGGGCCCGGGTGCGGGCCGCTTCCTGCGCCAACGCTTCGGCGACGCCGGGGCCGCCGCGGTCGCGGCGGGCGGGCAGGAGACCGGCCATGACTGACACGCGCGCATTGCCCGCCGGCACTCTCCCCGCCGACGCGGTGCCGGCCACCGAAATCGCCCGCCGCATCGGCAAGCTGGCCGGGCCCACCGCGCTGATTGCCCTGCTGCAGGCGGTGGCACAGCTGATCGAAACCTGGCTAGCCGCGCGCCAGGGCACCGCGGCGCTGGCCGGCTGGGCCGTGGTGCTGCCGTTTGCGCTGCTGCTGCAGCAGATGTCGACCGGGGCCATGGGCGGCGGCGTGGTCGCGGCCATCGCGCGCGCGCTGGGCGCCAACAAGCGTGACGAAGCCTCGGCGCTGGTGATGCATGCGCTATGGATCGCCGTGATCGCCGGCCTGGCGTTTGCCGTGGCGCTGGCCGGGTTCCCGCGCGCGGTGCTGGGCGCGGTGGCCGGCGCCACCGCCGCCGATGCGGCCGCCACTTATGCGATCTGGCTGT from Cupriavidus taiwanensis encodes:
- a CDS encoding saccharopine dehydrogenase C-terminal domain-containing protein translates to MQASNLGRQAPRELPKAARPLHVTVLGAGKIGRTIAAMLHDSGDYRVSLVDHDGRRLDGLPRGVLARAGDPTEPGTCAALLAGADAVLNALPFHAAISVASVAARLGVHYFDLTEDVAATQAIRQLAQGARSVLMPQCGLAPGFIGVVGHDLAQRFLRGGGELLDLQMRVGALPRYPSNALKYNLTWSTEGLINEYCNPCEAIVDGRRVELTALEGLESFALDGIEYEAFNTSGGLGTLPETLAGRARHVDYKSIRYPGHCALMKLLLNDLRLRERRDWLRDIFDRAIPLTEQDVVIVFATATGYPAGGERGRGPLTQASFSARIGGVDGEGGHVNAIQLTTAAGICTALDMVATGALPQAGFVRQESMPLDAFLANRFGRHYTQHPLQESLV
- the dapB gene encoding 4-hydroxy-tetrahydrodipicolinate reductase; its protein translation is MNNPIRVAVGGVTGWAGGELARGVAHAADMTLVAGLSRGAAGQTLAQLTGHADTPGVAAASIEALGQTPYDVYVEYTKPGIAKHNILQALAHGAHVVVGTSGLTDDDYAEIDAAARQAERGVLACGNFAITVVLLQKFAEMAARHLEHWEIIDYAKAGKIDVPSGTVRELAYRLGQVKAAAKAVPVDQVNGPKETRGATMSGTQVHAVRLPGYQLGVEVIFGADGQRLHLKHEAGDGSKPYVAGALLAIRKVHTVRGVVRGLDKVMEGL
- a CDS encoding chloride channel protein, whose amino-acid sequence is MTDRDPNDPKPASSSSAAPGDSPDSQAQPDTGAPPPDPRLLNQISRRARVAAWRKSRQAGRISRTTLRYAAFMFGAGCVGLFSLVFAWIAEVALHWNRQLTQATPWLAFVMLPFGLAALRWLTIRLAPQARGSGIPQVIAAVTLPPSGPAQTLLVSLRQSMWKVVLTAAALLAGASVGREGPSVQVGAAAMLAWGRWCQEKLRFRIGFHPNALIAAGAAGGLAAAFNTPLAGVVFAIEELGRGTAVRWDRLVLSGVLTAGFLSLAVLGNNPYFVVKVPMLGLHEAWGPVLLCALVTGVLGGVFAKALQGGVPALLPAAWRDWPGRHPVWTAFGCGLVVAILGWATAGATFGTGYEQAAALINGESQATLWFGLAKLAATVVSYFAGIPGGIFTPALAIGAGIGENVAHFVGGMAEPRVLALVSMAAFLAAATQAPITASVIVMEMTRTQDLTVFLLAASLLASFISRQFSPHPFYHQVGHTFRREALALTRKAPAG
- a CDS encoding Lrp/AsnC family transcriptional regulator; translation: MTELDTTDRHLLSLLQANARESAANLARHLGIARTTVVARIARLERSGVIAGYGVRLGQRMEDNAILAYCGLSVQPKAAPAILRALQRLPEIEEVNSVSGPVDYLVAIRCDTHDRLDRLLDEIGMLDGVNHTTTSIVLARKLDRRRAAG
- a CDS encoding LysR family transcriptional regulator, giving the protein MDLNLIQAFVDIVDAGNLAEAGRRRGVTRSQVSRQLRELEHQAGAQLLRRTTRRLELTEPGQALYQHGVRILQEVASAQAEIDSLGQTLRGHVRVSVPTGLGDAYIAPLLLQFAHMHPGITLRVFFANRVNDLIAAEIDVALKVTSAPPLDHVAREICDIRWQLYASPQYLASIGSVQVPPDLAGCSFLCPPFPPRQFPLSLYRDGQRVDVALTPTLQSEHFLFLARAVREGHGIGMLPVYIGWGEVRAGNLVPVLPDWRPEGLGNKLFIITTPNLHPSMATRALIGFLREELEKLEVFRDAVK
- a CDS encoding Bug family tripartite tricarboxylate transporter substrate binding protein, translating into MQNKPTKTTGRKPRRAWLAAIAAGAGFALATWSGAAQAAYPDRPLKLVVPYTPGGSTDQFGRALADGMSRQLGQTVVVENRPGAATMIGTTSVARAPADGYTMVLATNGSMVLNPMLYKKIQYDPPKDFRIFSIGAEAPLVVVTNTRVPAGNIREFAAYAKAEGGKLNYASVGLGNALQLATEMLKTELGIGVTHVPYNGSAPALAALLANDVQLMVDVVSTSLPHIKAGKLKALAVTGRSRLEVLPNVPTVAESGYPNFQAATWFGLAVPAQTPPEAVARLQAAADHVLKDPQFRATFSALGLLVQPPRTQAEIDRYLEADRAHWGKVIKANNISLD
- a CDS encoding winged helix-turn-helix transcriptional regulator codes for the protein MPPTDFTAMPCPVARSMAVLGERWAILVLREAFYGSTRFDEFERNLGIAPNILSARLKTLVAHGLLARVAPEGGARHVYQLTDKGRDFFPAYVALKAWADRWMTDDKGPLTLLQDRRTGAEIAEPALTRADGSAITLDDVRVLPGPGAGRFLRQRFGDAGAAAVAAGGQETGHD
- a CDS encoding acyl-CoA synthetase, with the translated sequence MATDLWYQDMHRSGEDLLARGARLAGGLRALGVQEGDVIAVLLRNDPVYADVVHACRIAGCYYCPINWHFTAEEVRFLLGDSGARVLLAQDDLLPAVRDAVPAGMPVLSVGGPAAGATEYEAWLAQQPAYDGPRVAPRGHMAYTSGTTGRPKGVLRQALPLDGLEEQLARMRSVVRQTYGLEPGCRALMSAPLYHSAPGSFIQNALQMAERLVLTPRFDAEQVLALVEQHRIDVLYLVPIMYVRLLKLPPEVRARYDLSSIRFVASTGSPCAPEVKRAMLEWLGPVIHETYASSEAGMITVATPADAAARPGTAGRPVDDAQLRILDEQGRQCAPGEIGLVYVRQPAYPDFTYRNNEAARAAIDRDGLVTLGDMGYVDADGYLFICDRASDMVISGGVNIYPAEIEHELVRYPGVADCVVFGIPDSEYGERLLAMVQPMPGAEIREAEVIDWLRERLSGFKVPRSIVVEAQLPRDETGKLAKRRLRDRYWEGRQRRV
- the amaB gene encoding L-piperidine-6-carboxylate dehydrogenase; protein product: MKAQEFAACWDSLGLPRPWREGTPAGAVTVRSPVDGEAIGHLPPCTPAQADALIARAHAAQTTWALMPAPARGEIVRRFGEVLREHKTALGRLVSLESGKILQEGLGEVQEMIDICDFAVGLSRQLHGLTIASERPQHAMRETWHPYGLCGVISAFNFPVAVWAWNAALALVCGNGVIWKPSEKVSLCALAAHGLLERVLAAAAAQHGGISAVLPGGRNLGTHLVEHPAVRLVSATGSTRMGREVGIACAGHFKRCILELGGNNAAIVAPSADIELAVRAITFAAAGTAGQRCTTLRRCFIHADLMDTMASRLITVFDRLPVGDPLADGTLVGPLIDSAAGDAMANALAACRAQGNIVTGGERLLADRYPHACYVRPALVMTDAQHDTMLTETFAPILYLMPYTSLDEAIALNNAAAHGLSSCIFTESMREAERFLSSAGSDCGIANVNIGTSGAEIGGAFGGEKATGGGRESGSDAWKGYMRRATNTINYGDSLPLAQGIRFEI